The Dioscorea cayenensis subsp. rotundata cultivar TDr96_F1 chromosome 7, TDr96_F1_v2_PseudoChromosome.rev07_lg8_w22 25.fasta, whole genome shotgun sequence genome includes a region encoding these proteins:
- the LOC120264326 gene encoding mitochondrial succinate-fumarate transporter 1, translating to MAFGEHGGSPPTAGAAAAAAASFKPSTMVRTRSRREESIPPYVKAVAGSFGGVVEASCLQPIDVIKTRLQLDRTGQYRGIANCGMTVIRTEGVRALWKGLTPFATHLTLKYALRLGSNALFQSAFKDSETGHLSQHGRLVSGFGAGVLEALLIVTPFEVVKIRLQQQRGLSPDLLKYKGPIHCAMMIIREEGLFGLWAGAAPTVMRNGTNQAAMFSAKNAFDGILWKKHEGDGKVLQPWQSMISGFLAGTVGPICTGPFDVVKTRLMAQSKAGGDLKYNGMIHAIKTIYVEEGLLALWKGLLPRLMRIPPGQAIMWTVADQITGLYERRYLQNNLL from the exons ATGGCATTCGGCGAGCACGGCGGATCTCCTCCCACCGCCGGCGCCGCTGCCGCTGCCGCCGCCTCCTTCAAGCCCTCGACGATGGTAAGGACACGAAGCCGGAGGGAGGAGTCGATCCCGCCATACGTGAAGGCGGTGGCGGGATCGTTCGGCGGCGTCGTCGAGGCGAGCTGCCTCCAGCCCATCGACGTGATTAAGACTCGGCTTCAGCTCGATAGGACGGGGCAGTACCGAGGGATTGCCAACTGCGGGATGACGGTGATTCGCACGGAAGGCGTGCGGGCGCTGTGGAAGGGCTTGACCCCCTTCGCTACCCATCTCACCCTCAAATACGCCCTTCGTCTTGGCTCCAACGCCCTTTTTCAGTCCGCTTTCAAGGACTCTGAGACGGGGCATCTATCTCAGCATGGCCGTTTGGTTTCTGGTTTTGGCGCTGGTGTGCTTGAGGCTCTGCTCATCGTCACCCCTTTTGAG GTTGTTAAGATCAGACTGCAGCAACAGAGAGGGTTGAGTCCAGACCTTTTAAAGTACAAGGGTCCTATCCACTGTGCAATGATGATTATTCGTGAAGAAGGTCTGTTTGGGCTCTGGGCTGGGGCGGCACCAACTGTAATGCGTAATGGTACAAACCAAGCTGCCATGTTTAGTGCTAAGAATGCATTTGATGGCATCCTTTGGAAGAAACATGAAGGGGACGGGAAAGTCCTCCAACCATGGCAGTCGATGATTTCGGGATTCTTGGCAGGGACTGTAGGACCTATTTGTACTGGTCCTTTTGATGTTGTCAAGACAAGACTGATGGCCCAAAGCAAGGCTGGTGGTGACCTCAAATACAATGGCATGATTCATGCAATTAAGACCATATATGTTGAAGAGGGATTGCTGGCACTGTGGAAAGGTTTGCTTCCTAGACTCATGAGAATTCCTCCTGGGCAGGCTATTATGTGGACTGTTGCTGATCAAATCACAGGCCTATATGAAAGGAGATACTTGCAGAACAATCTCCTTTAG
- the LOC120265326 gene encoding mitogen-activated protein kinase kinase kinase 18-like, which yields MVMDNTNKRNWRRGSCIGKGSFGAVYLAAGDGDSPVFAVKTVACSTLSSCKQSTAMAALENEIQIVRSISSPYIVSYLGDDVTKEPKLGGECRNLHLEYMVGGTVAKRSDRIDESEIKAYTRCVVRGLHYLHTVAGVVHGDVKGENVLVGAVAGVAKLADFGSSRRINGEKDEEVVVGGTPLWMAPEVARGERQRVESDVWSLGCMVIEMVSGGRPWGKGWGEGEEVGKVMYRIGYGEEVPEMPAGMSVEGRDFVGKCLRREVGERWSCEELLKHGFLREGDRVPDGPSPRSVFEWGSVLEFEEGRSGWSSEDEEDEEVVIGLVRERVRELAEEGEGGGWEMMISEEGWEVVRGGEGECGGSGDCRSSVLSCSCYCYCYCSFSFSLCCCCCCCCCWDGWNDFGDELLWWKTWGEVGDWEEHFQLIEDPNHNTFFEN from the exons ATGGTCATGGATAACACCAACAAGAGAAACTGGAGAAGAGGGAGTTGCATCGGAAAAGGATCCTTCGGAGCTGTATACCTCGCCGCCGGCGATGGAGACTCGCCGGTTTTCGCTGTAAAAACTGTTGCTTGTTCCACTCTGTCATCTTGCAAGCAATCTACAGCCATGGCCGCTTTGGAGAACGAGATTCAAATAGTTCGGTCAATAAGCTCGCCTTATATTGTCTCTTACCTCGGAGATGATGTCACGAAGGAGCCCAAGCTCGGCGGTGAATGTCGGAACTTGCATCTCGAGTACATGGTCGGAGGGACGGTGGCGAAGAGGAGTGATAGGATTGATGAGAGTGAAATCAAGGCGTACACGCGTTGCGTGGTGCGTGGGTTACATTACCTGCACACGGTGGCCGGAGTAGTTCACGGTGATGTGAAAGGTGAGAACGTGTTGGTCGGAGCAGTGGCAGGAGTGGCAAAGCTTGCGGATTTCGGTTCTTCAAGAAGGATTAATGGAGAAAAGGacgaggaggtggtggtgggaGGGACGCCGTTGTGGATGGCGCCGGAGGTGGCGAGAGGAGAGAGACAGAGGGTGGAGTCGGATGTGTGGTCGTTGGGATGTATGGTTATAGAGATGGTGAGTGGAGGGAGACCGTGGGGGAAGGGATGGGGAGAAGGGGAGGAAGTAGGGAAGGTGATGTATAGGATTGGGTATGGGGAGGAGGTGCCGGAGATGCCGGCGGGGATGTCGGTGGAAGGGAGGGATTTTGTTGGTAAGTGTTTGAGAAGGGAGGTTGGGGAGAGGTGGAGTTGTGAGGAGTTGTTGAAGCATGGGTTTTTAAGGGAAGGAGATAGGGTGCCTGATGGGCCATCGCCGAGGAGTGTGTTTGAATGGGGGAGTGTTTTGGAGTTTGAGGAAGGGAGGAGTGGATGGTCAAGTGAGgatgaggaggatgaggaggtgGTGATTGGGTTGGTGAGGGAGAGAGTGAGGGAGTTGGCTGAGGAGGGAGAAGGGGGAGGATGGGAAATGATGATTAGTGAGGAAGGGTGGGAGGTGGTCAGAGGAGGAGAAGGGGAGTGTGGTGGTAGTGGTGATTGTCGTTCCTCTGTTTtatcttgttcttgttattgttattgttattgttctttttctttttcgttatgttgttgttgttgttgttgttgttgttgggatGGGTGGAATGATTTTGGTGATGAGTTGTTATGGTGGA AAACTTGGGGAGAAGTTGGTGATTGGGAGGAgcattttcaattaattgaggacCCAAATCACAACACATTTTTTGAGAATTAA
- the LOC120264793 gene encoding LOW QUALITY PROTEIN: importin-11 (The sequence of the model RefSeq protein was modified relative to this genomic sequence to represent the inferred CDS: inserted 1 base in 1 codon), with the protein MALSASDVQTLYSMLLSSLSPEVSERSPAESALSQCESRPGFCSCLLEIIASRDLGCREDVRLLASVYFKNSINRYWRNRRDSVGITNDEKTHLRKKLLLHLREENSQIAMQLAVLVSKIARIDYPKEWPELFTSLAHQLQSSDILASQRIFMVLFRTLKELSTKRLTADQRIFSEIASNLFEYTWNLWQSDAQTILQSFSNLSQGISVNSTAEHQNILLLTCERWLLCSKIIRQLIVCGHPSDVTSAQEVRQVKEVCPVLLNAIQSFLPYYATFLEGQQKLWDFTRRSCVKLMKILISIQLRHPYSFGDNHVLPAVLDFCLNKITNLEPTTLSFEQFLIQCMVLVKSILQCKEYRPQLTGCVINESGESLEQRKKSSTMAVIDILRTVLPNERVMFLCNILVRRFFVYTAKDLDEWYQNPESFHHEQDMIQWTEKLRPCAEALYIVLFENNRDLLAPVVVSMLHEAMSGSPPSQVDITPEMLLKDAAYTAAGHVYYELSNFLNFTEWFKTTLSVELSNDHPNMRIIHRKIAVILGQWVSEIKGDTGKLVYHSLIRLLQDNDIAVRLAACRSLCYLVQDSNFSEQDFFELLPTCWGLCFKLVENAQEFDSKVQVLNLISVLIEHVGDKIIPFASQLSEFFHKMWEESVGESLLQIQLLAALRNFVCSLGYQSPVCYNVLLPILQRGIDVNNPDALNLLEDSVLLWESTLSHASSVVPQLLDFFPYLVAILERSFDHLEVGVSIIEGYIIFGGPEFLNRHASSLVKLLDGIVGNVNDKGLLSLFPVIDILIQCFPXEVPPLISGVLQKLFVICLTGEDNHNPSKTTVRTACGAILARLLVMNTNYLAHLASETSLALVLQQAGLSTNQNILLCLVDMWLDKMDNCTNIQRKTYALALAVILTLRLPEVMDKLDDILSVCTSVILGGGEEVVDEDSSSDTTSSSAPCSETFGYGAVQSKEFRRKQIKDSDPIKRLSLEDVLRENLKTCAAIHGEGSFNAAVSRIHPSAFAQLQQALKMS; encoded by the exons ATGGCCCTCTCGGCCTCGGACGTGCAGACGTTGTACTCGATGCTTCTGAGCTCGCTCAGCCCCGAAGTGTCCGAGCGAAGTCCCGCTGAGTCCGCCCTCTCTCAGTGCGAGAGCCGCCCTGGCTTCTGCTCCTGTCTCCTT GAAATCATTGCTTCGAGGGATCTGGGTTGCCGCGAGGATGTGCGTCTCCTTGCATCGGTTTACTTCAAGAACAGTATTAATCGATACTGGAGGAATCGGCGCGATTCAGT AGGAATTACCAATGATGAGAAGACCCATCTACGCAAAAAATTGCTGTTACATTTAAGGGAAGAAAATTCACAG ATAGCAATGCAATTAGCAGTACTTGTCTCAAAAATTGCACGCATTGATTATCCGAAGGAATG GCCAGAACTTTTTACGTCTCTGGCACACCAGCTGCAATCGTCAGATATACTTGCTTCTCAGAGGATTTTCATGGTACTTTTTCGAACTCTGAAGGAATTATCAACAAAGCGTCTCACTGCGGACCAGAGGATTTTCTCAGAG ATAGCTTCAAACTTGTTTGAATATACATGGAACCTCTGGCAGAGTGATGCACAAACAATACTTCAAAGTTTTTCCAACTTATCCCAAGGTATTAGTGTCAATTCTACGGCGGAACATCAAAACATTCTTCTTTTAACGTGTGAAAGATGGTTGCTATGTTCAAAGATTATTCGACAACTGATTGTTTGTGGGCATCCTAGTGATGTCACATCTGCACAG gaAGTGCGGCAGGTCAAGGAAGTCTGTCCGGTGCTCTTGAATGCAATCCAATCATTTCTTCCATACT ATGCTACATTTCTGGAAGGTCAACAAAAACTATGGGATTTTACAAGGAGATCATGCGTTAAATTGATGAAGATTCTTATCTCTATACAATTGAGACATCCTTACTCATTTGGTGACAATCATGTCCTACCAGCTGTCCTTGACTTCTGCTTGAACAAGATTACCAATCTGGAACCCACAACATTATCATTTGAACAGTTTCTGATTCAATGCATGGTCCTGGTCAAGTCTATCTTACAGTGTAAAGAGTACAGACCACAACTCACTGGCTGTGTGATTAATGAGAGTGGGGAGTCCTtggaacaaagaaagaaaagttcAACAATGGCGGTCATTGATATACTTAGAACTGTCTTGCCCAATGAGCGTGTCatgtttttgtgcaacattttAGTGAGGAG GTTTTTTGTTTACACCGCAAAAGATCTGGATGAATGGTACCAAAACCCTGAATCTTTTCACCATGAACAAGACATGATTCAGTGGACAGAAAAACTTAGGCCATGTGCTGAAGCTCTATACATTGTTTTGTTCGAAAATAATAGAGAT TTGCTTGCTCCTGTTGTGGTTTCAATGCTTCATGAAGCGATGAGTGGTTCCCCTCCTTCTCAAGTTGACATTACTCCAGAGATGCTTTTAAAAGATGCTGCGTATACTGCAGCTGGGCACGTATATTATGAGCTTTCAAACTTCCTCAACTTCACAGAATG GTTTAAAACAACTTTGTCTGTAGAGCTCTCAAATGACCATCCAAATATGCGGATTATTCATCGAAAAATTGCTGTGATACTTGGGCAGTGGGTTTCTGAG ATCAAAGGGGATACTGGAAAGCTTGTCTATCATTCTTTGATTCGATTGCTTCAAGACAATGATATTGCTGTTAGA CTGGCTGCATGCCGATCTTTATGCTATCTTGTTCAAGATTCTAACTTCTCTGAGCAAGACTTTTTTGAACTCCTGCCTACTTGTTGGGGTTTGTGTTTCAAGTTGGTGGAGAATGCTCAGGAATTTGACTCAAAG GTCCAAGTGTTGAATTTAATCTCTGTACTGATCGAACATGTTGGTGACAAAATCATACCATTTGCAAGTCAGTTATCAGAATTTTTTCATAAG ATGTGGGAGGAATCTGTTGGTGAAAGTTTGTTACAAATTCAACTTCTAGCAGCTCTTCGAAATTTTGTCTGTTCTCTTGGTTATCAATCACCTGTATGTTATAATGTTCTTTTGCCCATTCTACAAAGGGGTATTGATGTAAATAACCCTGATGCACTCAATCTTCTGGAAGACAGTGTACTG CTATGGGAATCCACACTCTCTCATGCTTCTTCAGTTGTGCCTCAACTTCTGGACTTTTTCCCATATCTGGTGGCAATCCTTGAAAGAAGCTTCGATCATTTGGAG GTGGGCGTCAGTATCATCGAGGGCTACATAATTTTTGGTGGCCCTGAGTTCCTCAACAGGCATGCTTCCAGTTTGGTCAAACTTCTCGATGGTATTGTTGGAAATGTCAATGACAAAGGACTTCTTTCATTATTTCCTGTCATTGATATTCTTATTCAG TGCTTTC TGGAGGTTCCTCCTTTAATTTCTGGGGTATTACAG AAACTCTTTGTCATATGCTTAACTGGTGAAGATAACCATAATCCTTCCAAGACAACTGTCCGTACAGCTTGTGGTGCTATTCTGGCGAGGTTGCTGGTTATGAATACAAACTACCTTGCTCATTTAGCATCAGAAACATCTCTTGCTTTGGTTCTTCAACAGGCTGGACTTTCCACCAACCAAAATATTCTTCTATGTTTGGTTGATATGTGGCTTGATAAG ATGGACAATTGTACAAATATACAGAGAAAAACCTATGCTTTGGCATTGGCTGTCATTTTGACCTTGAGATTACCTGAAGTTATGGATAAGCTTGATGATATCTTAAG CGTTTGTACCAGTGTCATATTGGGAGGAGGTGAAGAAGTAGTTGATGAAGATTCCAG CAGTGATACTACTAGCTCTTCGGCTCCCTGTAGTGAGACGTTTGGATATGGTGCTGTCCAGAGCAAGGAATTCAGGAGGAAACAA attAAGGATTCAGACCCCATCAAGCGGTTGTCTTTGGAAGATGTCCTCAGAGAAAACCTTAAAACATGTGCTGCTATACACGGTGAAGGATCTTTTAATGCTGCTGTTAGCAGGATCCACCCATCAGCATTTGCCCAGTTGCAACAGGCCTTAAAGATGTCTTGA